From Flaviflexus ciconiae:
TCCGGTATGGGCCGCAGGCACGGCAAGGAAGGGCTCCTGAAATATACGGAGACTCAGAACGTCGCGACCTCGCTCGTTCTCCCCGTCCAAGCACCGAGCGGTGTTGGCGAAAAAACCTGGTCACGAATCATGAAGGTGTTCATCAAATATGGCAAGTAGTCGCATGCGTACACCGCTCGGTGGAGCAGTCGTCCTCATCACCGGAGCCGCCTCCGGTATTGGGAAAGAAATGGCGGAAGGTGCTGCGCACCGCGGCGCCAAGCACGTCATCGTGTGGGACATTGAAGAGGAGGGCGGCGAGATTGCCGCTTCCGAGATCCGCTCCTTCGGAGCGAATGCCACGTACTATCGCGTGGATCTCACGGATCCCGACGACGTCGCCGCTGTCGGTAAGAGGGTCCTAGCTGAACACGGCAGGGTCGATGTTCTCATCAACAACGCTGGGATCGTCACGGGCAAGGACTTCCTTGACCTCACCGAAGAAGAGATCGCTCGTACGTTCGACATTAATGCGCTCGCCCTCTACCGCACCACGCGAGTGTTCCTTCCCGGCATGATCGAACGCGGCAAAGGATCGGTCACAACCATTGCCTCCGCCGCCGGTCTCCTCGGCGTTGCCCGACAAACCGACTACTCGGCCTCGAAGTTTGCGGCAGTGGGATTTACCGAGTCGCTACGGGCCGAGCTTCGGCACCACGGCAACCCGCTCCACACCCTGATCGTCCACCCCTACTACACGAACACCCGAATGTTTGATGGTGTGAAATCCCGGGTCTCGGCGCTCCTTCCCATCCTCGACACCGAGGAAGTGGCCGCCCGGATCCTCGATGCTATCGAGGCCGGAAACCAGTCACTTGTCATGCCGCGCTTTGCGGCAACCATCAGGCTCATGAAATGCCTGCCCGTGCCTGTCTTAGACAGGGTGACCGACCTGTTCGGCATCCACTCGACGATGGATGAGTTTGTCGGCCACTCCGGAAAACGGGGAGACAGCCAGTAGCCCAATCTGGTACCTACCTAACTCAACCCGATCGAAGGCATCTCCCGACATCTCCCAGTCCGCGCGCTGTTCGTTACTGCGGATGGACGATTAATCTGCGCTGGCGCATATTCTGCCTTGCGGAATTGCGTTTTGCCCGATTTGTGCTGTTTGAGAATGCTCTCGGAAATGCTTGGGGATTTTGGTGCCAATTCCGGGATTACCGGCGCAAATACCCTGAACCTGACTTAAGGGGGCATTGTGGCCTCCCGCGCTGAGTGAAGGAGCGGCAATAAAATGAGCATTGATATTGAACCACCAGTTAATGAGCAACAGAGCGGTCCGACGCGTCGATCGTTTATGAAGTGGTCGGCAGTGGCGGGTGGCGCGGCAGCCGTTGCCGGTGGTGTTGGCTTTGGCTTGAAGGACGCGACTTCGGAAGCTGCGAGCACCTCTGGAAACACGAAGGTGTTCCGTACCGCCAACACTCCCGAGGGTCTGCACTGCGCCATGCTCGTGCAGGTCGAAGATGGCAACGTGAAGCGCGTGACCGCGGATCCTGATTTCCACATCAGGGCCTGCGCTCGCGGAACCTCCCGAATCAACCAGCTGTACAGCCCGCACCGTCTCCAGTACCCGCTGAAGCGCGTTGGCGAACGCGGGGCGGGAGAATGGGAAAGAATTTCCTGGGACGAAGCTCTCGACACCGTCGCTGGGAAGATGGAAGAGATCAGGGCAGAGAGCGGTAACGAGGCATTCCTCGCCTATGGTGGTACGGGCAACTGGTCTTCGCTTTCAACCGGTGTCAGTGGCCTGTGGGCGGCGTTCTGGAACCGGTTCGGCGGATCCACACCCACCGTATCGTCGCTCTGCTGTCCGGCAGCAACCGAAGGATTCAACGCCGTTCTCGGTGGTAACCGCTCGGAGTTCCGTGACGAGTGGGTTCACACGAAGCTGTTCATTGCCTGGGGCAATAACCCCGCTGTTTCGAACCAGGGCTACTTCAAGAACATTATTGAAGCCCGCCGCAAGAACGGCGCAAAGCTCATCACGATTGACCCGCGCTATAGCGAGACTGCGGCGCATTCGGATACGTATATCCCCATTCGTCCGGGCACCGACTCTTCGTTTGTTCTGGGGATGATGAAGGCCTTATTTATGAGAAGGTTTACGACGAGAAGTACCGCAAGACCTACTCCAATGCCCCTTCCTCGTGAAGCTTGGAGAAAGCGATCGATCCGCTGTTCGAATCGAAGAGTGACCACTGGATTCTCACGCAGCTTGCGAACCGCCTTGGCTTTGGTGAGGACTTCGACAAGCCGGAGGACAACCTTATCCGCAACGTTCTCGAACCCACCGGTGTCACCCTGGAAGAACTGGAGAAGGGTCCGGTAAGTGTGGCTCCCGAGAAGTGGATTCCATTCGGGGACAAGAAGTTCAATACATCGTCCGGGCGGATCGAGTTCTTTTTGACCTACCTGCAAGACAAGGGTTTTGAGCCGGTGCTCGAATATCAAGAGCCTGTCGAAGCACCATGGGTTGATAGGGAACTGGCGAAGAAATACCCGCTTCAGCTCGTGAACCGACGGAACTTTAACCAGGTGAACTCGAGCTACCTGCACCAGCAGTACCTGACTGAAATCTGGGACCGGCAGGTTGTTCAGCTTCACCCGCGTGACGCTGAAGCCCGTGGCATCAAGCACGAAGACGACGTGTATGTCTACAACGACCGCGGCGAAGTGGAAGCCAGGGCAATCGTAACCGAGAGGATCATGCCGGGGATCGTCAGCCTTGTGACGGGCTTCGGTGTGGTCAACGAAAAGGAGACCGCAAGTATCCTCACCCCGTGAAGGTTGATCCGATCTCCCTCGCGCAGACACTGAACTCGTCCATGGTTGATGTCAAACCCCGATAGAGAAGACATTGTCGGGCCCCGATAGGGAAGACGTTGTCAAACTCCGATAGGAACGGTGTCGAGGTGACGCGACAGGGTTAGGCATGGAGCTTGAGGCCGCCTTGTATAGGCGGCCTCAAGTCGCGTTAGCAATGCTTCTAGGTGACAAGTGGTCAGTCTGTGGCGTCGTCACCCGCGGGATCAGGACCAACCCGGCAGCCAGATGTGCATCTTCCAGAAGTCGTATGGGATCGTCATTCCGGTCCACAAGGGCCACCAGAAGATCGACAGGGCGAGCGTCAGGCCCGCTGTTACTCCGAGAACCACCCAGTCCTTCTTCCTTGCGGGGAGAAGCGTGTAGGGGAGCGGTTCCGGACCATGCTCGAGAAGGACTGCTCGCTCAATCGGATCCATGTCGGGGTCAATGGAATCGGCGAGGCCACTATTCTCTGTCGCAATGCGCTCAGCACGGGAGCTTAGGGCCGTGCCGTTTTCATCTTCTGAACCCGCGACATTGGCAGAAGGTTGCGCATTCACGGGGTTTCCGTGATGAGAATCCGCTTTGTCATCGGACGGTTTCGTACCGTCCTGACCTTCAGTGACCTCGGTGCTCCCGCCATCGATATCGTCCTCGGCGACTAGATGCGCAATGGCTTCTGGGTCGAGGTCCTCGAGGCCTTGACCGGTTGGTGCTGTGGTCGTGTCATCGGCTCCGAGGGTGAAGTCCTCTCGGTTAGGCCAGTCGATGTCCGGGCTGCCGTCCAAGTCCGGGTCGTCGGGATCCTGCGGGGTGTCAGTTCGGTACCTGTCTAGCGGATCCTCTTCGTCGTCCTGTGTGTGCTTGCCCTCGCCGGGCATAGCAATGCTCCAGTCCTCGTCGAGTTCCTTCTTTCGGCGTTTGGCTGCCGCCTTGCGTATGGCGGCGAGGGAGGGTTCGCCAAGCATGTCTGTCACCCAGGCAAGCGCGAAGATGAGGGCGAGAACAACGTAGGGGAGGAAGGCGACGGAATAGAACTGGTAGACGGTGCGGCCAATGTAGTTGAACCACGGCAGGTACATGGCGCCATAGCCAGCGAGGATTGCCCAGGCCCGCCAGTCGCCCTTCCTGATCGCGTACCAGAGGACGAGAATGAGGGATGCTGCCGCCAGCCACCAGATACCGGGGTTGCCGACGGAGGAGATGGCTTGGACGCAACGCTCGGCGCCGCAGTCCTGGACCAGTTTTTCTTCGGGGGGCCAATAGAAGTTGACGGGCCTGAGCTGGAGGATCCAGTCCCAGGGTTGCGACATATAGGTGTGTTCGGAGCTCAGTCCCGTGTGAAATTCCCACATTTGTCGGTGATACTCGATGAGTTCAGCAATGGGGTCGCCAAGGCTTTCGAAGGGGACTTCCTCGCCGATAAGACGTTGACTCTCGGCCCAACCCCGCTTGTATCCGCGGGGGTCAAGGAACCAGG
This genomic window contains:
- a CDS encoding SDR family oxidoreductase: MRTPLGGAVVLITGAASGIGKEMAEGAAHRGAKHVIVWDIEEEGGEIAASEIRSFGANATYYRVDLTDPDDVAAVGKRVLAEHGRVDVLINNAGIVTGKDFLDLTEEEIARTFDINALALYRTTRVFLPGMIERGKGSVTTIASAAGLLGVARQTDYSASKFAAVGFTESLRAELRHHGNPLHTLIVHPYYTNTRMFDGVKSRVSALLPILDTEEVAARILDAIEAGNQSLVMPRFAATIRLMKCLPVPVLDRVTDLFGIHSTMDEFVGHSGKRGDSQ
- a CDS encoding molybdopterin-dependent oxidoreductase, which encodes MSIDIEPPVNEQQSGPTRRSFMKWSAVAGGAAAVAGGVGFGLKDATSEAASTSGNTKVFRTANTPEGLHCAMLVQVEDGNVKRVTADPDFHIRACARGTSRINQLYSPHRLQYPLKRVGERGAGEWERISWDEALDTVAGKMEEIRAESGNEAFLAYGGTGNWSSLSTGVSGLWAAFWNRFGGSTPTVSSLCCPAATEGFNAVLGGNRSEFRDEWVHTKLFIAWGNNPAVSNQGYFKNIIEARRKNGAKLITIDPRYSETAAHSDTYIPIRPGTDSSFVLGMMKALFMRRFTTRSTARPTPMPLPREAWRKRSIRCSNRRVTTGFSRSLRTALALVRTSTSRRTTLSATFSNPPVSPWKNWRRVR
- a CDS encoding molybdopterin dinucleotide binding domain-containing protein → MAPEKWIPFGDKKFNTSSGRIEFFLTYLQDKGFEPVLEYQEPVEAPWVDRELAKKYPLQLVNRRNFNQVNSSYLHQQYLTEIWDRQVVQLHPRDAEARGIKHEDDVYVYNDRGEVEARAIVTERIMPGIVSLVTGFGVVNEKETASILTP
- a CDS encoding dolichyl-phosphate-mannose--protein mannosyltransferase; its protein translation is MSERQSRAWESELRSRLGLPTSTLPAQIRLWGWIATAVTGFIALVTRFWGLSHPHQMVFDETYYVKAGYSFVVHGYERNWVGENADEMFVQGTDAAAELAADYVVHPPLGKWLIGFGQAIFGTDNGFGWRFATAVAGIIGVMLLTRIALRMFRSVPLAFLAGFFMAIDGVGIVLSRTGILDNLLATFVLAGFWAVLRDRDATRAKLAHRVAHGPVSKSGKPRSYLGPIILWRPWLLLAGLLIGMGCGVKWSAAYALAVFGILVFCWDTAARKELGVKGWFASGIVTGGVPAFLSFIPIALVTYVGSWTSWFLDPRGYKRGWAESQRLIGEEVPFESLGDPIAELIEYHRQMWEFHTGLSSEHTYMSQPWDWILQLRPVNFYWPPEEKLVQDCGAERCVQAISSVGNPGIWWLAAASLILVLWYAIRKGDWRAWAILAGYGAMYLPWFNYIGRTVYQFYSVAFLPYVVLALIFALAWVTDMLGEPSLAAIRKAAAKRRKKELDEDWSIAMPGEGKHTQDDEEDPLDRYRTDTPQDPDDPDLDGSPDIDWPNREDFTLGADDTTTAPTGQGLEDLDPEAIAHLVAEDDIDGGSTEVTEGQDGTKPSDDKADSHHGNPVNAQPSANVAGSEDENGTALSSRAERIATENSGLADSIDPDMDPIERAVLLEHGPEPLPYTLLPARKKDWVVLGVTAGLTLALSIFWWPLWTGMTIPYDFWKMHIWLPGWS